In Turicibacter sanguinis, a genomic segment contains:
- a CDS encoding DUF4177 domain-containing protein: MIEYKLITVPFLKQKDSFQDMTHEIEHTIEKQKKDGWQFVKMTTNNTQSTRLQNCYNLIFRKNKN; encoded by the coding sequence TTGATTGAATACAAACTGATTACCGTTCCATTTCTAAAACAAAAGGACTCCTTCCAAGACATGACACACGAAATTGAACATACCATTGAAAAACAAAAAAAAGACGGATGGCAATTCGTCAAAATGACAACCAACAATACACAATCAACAAGACTCCAAAATTGCTACAACCTAATCTTTAGAAAAAATAAAAATTAA